Proteins found in one Agaribacterium sp. ZY112 genomic segment:
- the glnE gene encoding bifunctional [glutamate--ammonia ligase]-adenylyl-L-tyrosine phosphorylase/[glutamate--ammonia-ligase] adenylyltransferase, translated as MPLSQLLNSASYYTDLQQAVELKLSKEQQLELKQALEKSEAKQLAKLFDVSLYARRELERRPELLLALLNHMQLGVKLERYSYKELMQVQLIHLASIFKSSEDDSIRLWRHLAQLRIIWRDSNGLSSLFETTKELSFLAELCIQHCVDRHYHELSQSYGVPRCAEGKKQDFYVLGMGKLGAWELNLSSDIDLIFAYPEKGETDGDKSVENQQFFTLLGKRVIQSLDAQTTEGRAFRVDMRLRPWGQSGALVSSFGALETYYQSQGREWERYAMIKARIVAHSGEGARSDEMMSLLRSFSYRKYVDFSVIDALRQLKEMIRQEVRRRKLDDDVKLGAGGIREVEFIAQVFQLIRGGRETELQDNRLRKILPLLEKGNYLPEGKAQQLLEAYIFLRNCEHAIQAWNDEQSQKLPQTPEAQNALLSYLNINSWSEFEEQLEQYRSLVRREFAELIDDNPSAEKEQNISEDASALWQAASQGLCHIDGGLNCEALHEFSQSTAVLHLNTDSRSRLDSFMPVLLSELEAFENGSDMLLRLLPLVRAVVRRSAYLVLLMENPIALKQLLQLAQASTQICEQLAKHPALLDELLDIASLYHLPAKEELADELRRVMLRIEEDDLEAQMEALRYFKLSHSLRIAACEVTGVLPLMKVSDYLTWLAEALVEYCLGLAWHAMTERHGFPDGEKNCGPSFLISGYGKFGGIEMNHGSDLDLVFIHDANIHGETSGPRVIDNATFYMRLGQKLIHLIDTRTHSGRLYEVDMRLRPSGESGPLVTTLKAFERYQEKEAWTWEHQSLVRARAICGNEQLREKFNATRKKILTQPRELVKLAKDIVDMRLKMRGHLGTKDSESDLFHIKQDAGGIVDIEFMVQYLVLAWSHANPSLATYTDNIRILEALALTDKLSTQEVEQLSTAYKALRVVMHRLTIEQKSNKISVNELVAERNSVVAIWQRLFGTA; from the coding sequence ATGCCGCTGTCTCAGCTGCTTAACTCCGCGTCCTACTACACCGATTTACAACAAGCTGTCGAGCTCAAGCTCAGTAAAGAACAACAATTAGAGCTCAAACAAGCTTTAGAAAAAAGTGAGGCCAAACAGCTGGCCAAGCTCTTTGATGTTAGCCTTTACGCTCGCCGCGAGCTTGAACGCCGGCCCGAATTGCTCTTAGCGTTACTCAATCATATGCAACTTGGTGTAAAACTAGAGCGATACAGCTACAAAGAACTGATGCAAGTACAATTAATACACCTTGCTAGCATCTTTAAAAGCTCAGAGGATGACAGCATTCGCCTATGGCGCCACCTCGCCCAATTACGCATTATCTGGCGTGACAGCAATGGCCTAAGCTCACTGTTTGAAACGACCAAAGAGCTGAGCTTTCTTGCCGAACTCTGCATTCAGCACTGTGTCGACAGACATTACCACGAGCTTAGCCAGAGCTATGGTGTTCCACGCTGTGCAGAGGGAAAAAAGCAAGATTTCTACGTACTCGGCATGGGCAAATTAGGGGCTTGGGAACTCAACCTCAGCTCAGACATCGACCTTATTTTTGCCTATCCAGAAAAAGGGGAAACCGATGGCGATAAAAGCGTAGAAAACCAACAGTTTTTTACCCTTCTAGGTAAACGAGTCATTCAAAGCCTCGATGCGCAGACCACCGAAGGCCGCGCTTTTCGAGTGGACATGCGCTTGCGCCCTTGGGGTCAGAGCGGCGCGCTGGTCTCAAGTTTTGGAGCCTTAGAAACCTACTACCAAAGTCAGGGGCGCGAGTGGGAACGCTACGCCATGATCAAGGCTCGCATCGTCGCTCACTCAGGTGAGGGGGCTCGTAGTGATGAGATGATGAGTCTCTTACGCAGCTTTAGCTACCGCAAATATGTTGATTTCAGTGTCATCGATGCCTTGCGCCAACTTAAAGAAATGATCCGCCAAGAAGTGCGCCGTCGCAAACTCGATGATGACGTTAAACTCGGTGCTGGCGGAATTCGAGAAGTCGAGTTTATTGCTCAAGTATTCCAGCTTATTCGCGGTGGCCGAGAAACGGAGCTACAAGACAATCGCCTACGAAAAATCTTACCGCTGCTCGAAAAAGGTAATTATCTACCTGAGGGTAAAGCACAGCAATTATTAGAAGCGTATATTTTTTTGCGCAACTGCGAACATGCAATCCAAGCTTGGAATGACGAGCAGAGCCAAAAACTACCCCAAACACCAGAGGCCCAAAACGCATTACTGAGTTATCTCAACATAAATAGTTGGTCAGAGTTTGAAGAGCAGCTCGAACAATACCGCAGCTTAGTACGCCGTGAATTTGCCGAACTGATTGACGACAACCCCAGTGCAGAAAAAGAACAAAATATAAGTGAAGACGCCTCTGCTCTTTGGCAAGCAGCCAGCCAAGGGCTCTGCCATATCGACGGCGGTTTAAATTGCGAAGCCCTACACGAGTTCAGCCAAAGTACAGCTGTACTTCACTTAAATACCGATAGCCGTAGCCGTCTAGACAGCTTTATGCCCGTACTCTTAAGCGAGCTTGAGGCTTTTGAAAACGGCTCCGATATGCTCTTAAGGCTACTGCCTCTGGTACGAGCAGTGGTTAGGCGAAGTGCCTATCTTGTACTCTTAATGGAAAACCCAATAGCACTCAAACAGTTGTTGCAACTGGCTCAGGCGAGCACACAAATCTGCGAACAATTGGCCAAGCACCCAGCTTTGCTTGATGAGCTACTCGATATCGCCAGCCTCTATCACCTGCCAGCTAAAGAAGAACTGGCCGATGAATTACGCCGTGTCATGCTGCGCATAGAAGAGGATGACCTAGAGGCTCAGATGGAAGCCTTGCGCTACTTTAAACTGAGCCACTCTTTGCGTATTGCAGCCTGCGAAGTAACAGGTGTATTGCCATTGATGAAAGTGAGTGATTACTTAACATGGTTAGCAGAAGCCTTAGTTGAATACTGTTTAGGCCTAGCTTGGCATGCCATGACCGAACGGCACGGCTTTCCCGATGGTGAAAAAAATTGCGGCCCCTCGTTCTTAATTAGTGGCTATGGCAAGTTTGGCGGTATAGAGATGAACCACGGCTCCGATCTTGATCTGGTCTTTATTCACGATGCCAATATCCACGGTGAGACCAGCGGTCCACGTGTTATCGACAACGCTACTTTTTATATGCGCCTTGGGCAAAAACTGATTCACCTAATCGATACTCGTACACACAGCGGCCGCCTCTATGAAGTTGATATGAGACTGCGCCCATCTGGTGAGAGCGGCCCGCTAGTCACAACACTCAAAGCCTTTGAACGCTACCAAGAAAAAGAAGCCTGGACTTGGGAGCACCAAAGCTTGGTGCGTGCTCGGGCAATTTGTGGCAATGAACAGTTAAGAGAAAAGTTCAACGCCACCCGCAAGAAGATCCTGACCCAGCCGCGAGAGCTAGTCAAACTCGCCAAAGATATTGTTGATATGCGCCTTAAAATGCGCGGCCACTTAGGCACAAAGGACAGCGAAAGCGATCTTTTTCACATCAAACAGGATGCCGGCGGTATCGTCGATATTGAATTTATGGTTCAATATCTGGTTCTTGCTTGGTCGCATGCTAACCCGTCGCTCGCGACCTACACGGACAACATCCGAATTCTGGAAGCTCTCGCTCTCACTGACAAACTGTCGACCCAAGAGGTTGAACAGCTTAGTACAGCGTACAAAGCGCTGCGTGTCGTGATGCACCGACTGACTATTGAGCAGAAGTCCAATAAGATCAGTGTTAACGAACTTGTTGCAGAGCGAAATTCCGTTGTAGCAATCTGGCAGCGCCTATTTGGTACTGCTTAA
- a CDS encoding diguanylate cyclase, with amino-acid sequence MDNKPALLDDFHWLMDVLQFIDVGLVIIDRNYNIQLCNAFMQNHSARDSSELLATNIFESFPELPETWFRRKAESVFSLHNSAFTTWEQRQYLFKFPSYRPITSIAEHMYQNSTMIPLKNIRGEIDHLCIIIYDVTEAAVNRQQSDSLNAELERLSRTDGLTGLLNRKAWEFELEQELQRCTRYENASSMLMFDIDHFKKINDNYGHPAGDEVIRQTAKLTQQCVRSVDITGRYGGEEFAIILPDTNADAALMLAERIRKCIADSTAFYEGTSINYTVSIGISEFSDQFKNTTQWIDNTDKGLYQAKENGRNNCVIQAT; translated from the coding sequence ATGGATAACAAACCGGCTCTGCTAGATGACTTTCACTGGTTGATGGATGTATTACAGTTCATCGACGTCGGCCTAGTCATCATAGACAGAAACTACAATATCCAGCTGTGTAATGCGTTTATGCAAAATCACAGCGCACGCGATTCTTCCGAGTTACTTGCCACCAACATCTTTGAAAGCTTCCCCGAGCTACCCGAAACTTGGTTTCGTCGCAAAGCCGAATCAGTTTTTAGCTTGCACAACAGTGCATTTACTACTTGGGAGCAACGTCAGTATTTGTTTAAATTCCCAAGTTATCGGCCCATCACCAGCATCGCCGAACACATGTACCAAAACAGTACGATGATCCCCCTTAAGAATATTCGTGGAGAGATCGACCACCTGTGCATCATTATTTACGACGTAACGGAAGCTGCGGTCAACCGCCAACAAAGCGACAGTTTAAACGCTGAACTGGAGCGCCTAAGCCGCACCGACGGGCTCACTGGGCTATTGAACCGTAAAGCATGGGAATTCGAGCTAGAACAAGAACTGCAGCGCTGTACTCGTTATGAAAACGCCAGTTCTATGCTGATGTTTGATATCGACCACTTTAAAAAAATTAACGACAATTACGGCCACCCAGCTGGCGACGAAGTTATTCGTCAGACTGCCAAGCTCACTCAGCAATGTGTACGCAGTGTCGATATTACTGGGCGTTATGGCGGTGAAGAATTTGCCATCATATTACCCGACACCAATGCTGACGCCGCTTTAATGCTGGCTGAACGTATCCGCAAGTGCATAGCCGACAGCACCGCCTTCTATGAGGGAACAAGTATTAATTATACGGTTAGCATTGGTATTAGCGAGTTTAGTGATCAGTTTAAAAACACAACCCAGTGGATAGACAACACCGATAAAGGCCTTTACCAAGCTAAAGAAAACGGCCGCAATAACTGCGTAATTCAAGCCACCTAA
- a CDS encoding histidine kinase produces the protein MGQAGDKLARLLDAFVELSIPHIEIMAPSDILMALHAIDTNRSVSGVCQGFIGGGIAGEAMLLFNDTSFADLASIMRYEGELDENSECELLMDTTNVLFGACLNGIAEQIDMDFSFGPPMVLGQHQNIKDLFQLDKARWKHALVTEISYSIEGYNINCDLLIVMTENSLELLFKKLDYLLN, from the coding sequence ATGGGCCAAGCTGGCGACAAGCTTGCGCGCTTATTAGATGCTTTTGTTGAACTGAGCATTCCGCATATAGAAATCATGGCACCATCAGATATTTTAATGGCACTGCACGCTATTGATACCAACCGCAGTGTCAGTGGTGTCTGCCAAGGCTTTATTGGTGGTGGTATAGCAGGTGAAGCCATGCTTTTGTTTAACGACACCAGTTTTGCAGACCTTGCCAGTATCATGCGTTACGAAGGTGAGCTAGATGAAAACAGCGAGTGTGAATTACTCATGGACACCACCAATGTGCTTTTTGGCGCATGCCTAAATGGCATCGCCGAGCAGATTGATATGGACTTTAGCTTTGGGCCCCCTATGGTGCTTGGCCAACACCAAAACATCAAAGATCTCTTTCAACTCGATAAAGCTAGGTGGAAGCATGCCCTCGTTACTGAAATCAGTTATTCAATTGAAGGCTACAATATAAATTGTGACCTACTAATAGTGATGACAGAAAACAGTCTCGAACTACTATTTAAGAAGCTAGACTACTTATTAAACTAA
- a CDS encoding MBL fold metallo-hydrolase: protein MALKYCTVSVTHYQQNCSIAWCENTRQAAVIDPGGDVSRLLNKIKDLGVELKQVLLTHGHMDHVGGAAQIAAELDLPIIGPAIEDKFWMDALDGQASMMGFEAQPPLVPTRWLKDGEAISIGECELSVIHCPGHTPGHVVFYSADAQRAFVGDVLFAGSIGRTDFPQGDLTTLLNSIRNKLFVLGDDIAFVPGHGPESNFGAERQTNPFVADHSFG, encoded by the coding sequence GTGGCTTTGAAATATTGCACGGTTTCAGTAACGCACTATCAACAGAACTGTTCTATCGCTTGGTGTGAGAATACTCGTCAAGCTGCAGTGATTGATCCTGGTGGAGATGTTTCTCGCTTGCTCAATAAAATCAAAGACTTAGGTGTCGAGCTTAAACAGGTGCTTCTTACTCACGGGCATATGGATCATGTTGGTGGAGCCGCTCAAATAGCGGCAGAGCTAGATTTACCGATTATTGGACCGGCTATCGAAGATAAATTTTGGATGGACGCATTGGATGGTCAAGCATCGATGATGGGCTTTGAAGCCCAGCCGCCTCTGGTTCCAACGCGCTGGCTAAAAGATGGCGAGGCGATATCTATCGGAGAGTGTGAGCTTTCAGTGATTCATTGCCCTGGGCATACTCCAGGGCATGTGGTGTTTTATTCGGCTGATGCTCAGCGCGCTTTTGTGGGAGATGTATTGTTTGCAGGTTCCATTGGCCGCACTGACTTCCCGCAAGGTGATTTAACGACCTTGTTAAACTCCATTCGTAACAAGCTTTTTGTTTTGGGGGATGATATTGCCTTTGTACCGGGGCACGGTCCTGAATCTAATTTTGGCGCAGAGCGTCAAACCAACCCTTTTGTTGCTGATCACAGTTTTGGTTAA
- a CDS encoding DUF2750 domain-containing protein, with the protein MTSPLSDDFDQNYDQFIAEAIDLGCVWALEGEEGFALCPSVENEEIDVMPLWSQPEYAQAHCKEEWSVYKPVPIALEELLDEWLPGMHSDVVFVGVNWDENMEGVELEPLDLLEEIDREAAS; encoded by the coding sequence ATGACAAGTCCATTAAGTGACGATTTTGACCAGAACTACGACCAGTTTATTGCAGAAGCAATAGATCTTGGTTGTGTATGGGCCTTAGAGGGAGAAGAGGGGTTTGCGCTTTGTCCTTCCGTAGAAAACGAAGAAATTGACGTTATGCCGCTTTGGTCTCAACCTGAATATGCTCAGGCGCACTGTAAAGAAGAGTGGTCTGTTTATAAGCCAGTGCCCATCGCACTTGAAGAGCTATTAGATGAGTGGCTGCCGGGTATGCACAGTGATGTTGTATTTGTTGGTGTGAACTGGGACGAGAATATGGAAGGGGTAGAGCTAGAACCACTTGATCTATTAGAAGAGATAGATAGGGAGGCGGCGTCTTAA
- the fabA gene encoding bifunctional 3-hydroxydecanoyl-ACP dehydratase/trans-2-decenoyl-ACP isomerase, translating into MHFSKDDIHAMSQSDFFGPGNAQLPSDNMLMIDKITDINQEGGLYQRGELKASFKIHSSQWFFACHFKGDPVMPGCLGLDALWQLLGVYLGWQGLAGRGRALGVGQVKFTGQIYPDSEQIDYHIHIKRVFRKPMPMGIADGFVFKAGEKIYEAKDLRVGLIKAGQ; encoded by the coding sequence ATGCACTTCAGCAAAGACGATATACACGCGATGAGCCAAAGCGACTTTTTTGGCCCTGGCAACGCCCAACTTCCCAGTGACAACATGTTAATGATCGACAAGATCACAGATATAAACCAAGAGGGCGGGCTATATCAGCGCGGCGAGCTCAAAGCGAGCTTTAAGATCCACAGCTCACAGTGGTTCTTTGCCTGTCACTTTAAAGGCGACCCTGTTATGCCAGGCTGCTTAGGCCTGGACGCACTCTGGCAATTACTGGGTGTGTATCTAGGCTGGCAAGGGCTTGCGGGTCGGGGGCGAGCGCTGGGGGTAGGACAAGTGAAATTTACAGGGCAAATCTACCCAGATTCAGAACAAATTGACTACCACATACATATCAAACGTGTATTTAGAAAGCCGATGCCAATGGGTATAGCAGATGGTTTTGTCTTTAAAGCAGGGGAAAAGATCTATGAAGCCAAGGATCTTCGAGTAGGTTTAATCAAAGCGGGACAATAG
- a CDS encoding helix-turn-helix domain-containing protein — translation MSISTPIIYQPFQPTLSKAGLTKYGLDYQHTKPCAVLRPYIHSYLQISTTKATPYPIAADATQALFFSKNGVFFGGTQYAASELLLPEAGAYLGVHFYPGALRHFFKVNLQEVSGTYVDVNFLGCAKLAQLHHELFSHNSIIKRFHSLEQNLLAQFQPLKTDVIDFCLQQVFRFSSELRVQQLAQQAGLSSRHLNRKLTQATGLTSKRLLQTIKTQIAAKHFFQQTSSTAELANQHGFYDQAHYINAFKSSFGLSPHNLRHSLMSDFSNP, via the coding sequence ATGTCTATAAGTACGCCTATAATCTACCAGCCCTTTCAGCCAACGCTAAGTAAAGCTGGGCTTACGAAGTATGGATTAGACTATCAGCACACGAAACCGTGTGCTGTTTTACGCCCTTATATTCATAGCTACCTACAAATAAGCACCACTAAAGCCACCCCCTACCCTATTGCGGCTGATGCAACACAAGCGTTATTTTTCTCAAAAAATGGCGTGTTTTTTGGTGGTACACAATACGCTGCCAGCGAACTTTTATTGCCAGAAGCTGGCGCCTATCTCGGCGTGCATTTTTATCCAGGAGCACTGCGCCATTTTTTTAAAGTTAATCTACAAGAAGTCAGTGGTACTTACGTCGACGTGAACTTCTTAGGCTGCGCCAAACTAGCCCAATTGCACCATGAGCTGTTCTCACACAACAGCATCATTAAACGTTTTCACAGCCTTGAGCAAAACCTGTTAGCCCAATTCCAACCGCTTAAAACAGATGTTATCGACTTCTGCCTGCAACAAGTTTTTCGTTTTAGTAGTGAATTAAGAGTGCAGCAACTCGCTCAACAAGCCGGCCTCAGCAGCCGACATCTAAATCGCAAACTGACACAAGCTACTGGCTTAACAAGTAAGCGCCTATTACAAACAATAAAAACCCAAATCGCAGCCAAGCACTTCTTCCAACAAACCAGTAGTACTGCCGAGCTTGCAAACCAGCATGGTTTCTACGATCAGGCTCACTACATCAACGCCTTTAAGAGCAGCTTTGGTCTTAGCCCACACAACTTACGACACTCGCTGATGTCCGATTTTTCCAATCCTTAA
- a CDS encoding cytochrome P450, translated as MSSTSAPSISAPSYKTLAGPKRHWLKGNLGQFDSKCVHDFFYGVAREFNGFARIRFMHKNMVIVQDADTVKHIMKNRPERFRRAKVMETMFSEMGIHGVFSAEAKEWRSQRLLMNPAFKPSKIKAFYPKIEEITQRLIGSLNKQTQNIDIQDILMAYTVDVTSSLAFGIDVNTLASDEHYLQDQLNVIFPMLSYRLRAPLPYWRWFKLERDKKLDAALSEVRHAVNGFIEQARMKLESEQRQDFEQAENLLEAMILAENEDGEHFTDEQLFANVVTLLLAGEDTTANTLAWAIDFLVERPELQEQLYQEVQTHTNGNGPISLEQLESFPLISAVLHETMRLKPVAPHLYIEPIKDEQIKGHHCPAGTTLVCLLSGEAYNEQLFPDCEAFKPERWLNMENSRATASQLMPFGFGARLCPGRQLSLVEMRLALIELIRHYRFERNADSHAAQDSIKFTLQPEGLRVDLYPR; from the coding sequence GTGAGCAGCACTTCAGCACCTTCCATCTCCGCCCCTTCGTATAAAACCCTAGCTGGCCCTAAACGTCACTGGCTTAAAGGCAACCTAGGCCAGTTCGATAGCAAGTGTGTACACGACTTCTTTTATGGTGTGGCTCGCGAGTTTAACGGCTTTGCTCGTATTCGCTTCATGCATAAAAACATGGTCATTGTGCAAGATGCCGATACCGTTAAACACATTATGAAAAACCGTCCAGAGCGTTTTCGCCGCGCCAAAGTGATGGAAACCATGTTTAGTGAAATGGGCATTCACGGCGTCTTTAGTGCAGAAGCAAAAGAGTGGCGCAGTCAGCGCTTACTTATGAACCCAGCCTTTAAACCCAGTAAGATCAAAGCGTTCTACCCTAAGATTGAAGAAATCACACAGCGATTAATTGGCAGCTTAAATAAGCAAACACAAAACATCGATATCCAAGATATATTGATGGCCTACACCGTCGATGTCACCTCATCACTGGCCTTTGGTATAGACGTGAATACGCTTGCCAGTGACGAACACTACCTACAAGATCAACTCAACGTCATCTTCCCTATGCTCAGCTATCGACTGCGAGCACCTCTACCTTATTGGCGTTGGTTTAAATTAGAGCGAGACAAGAAACTCGACGCCGCTCTCAGTGAGGTTAGGCACGCAGTCAATGGTTTTATTGAGCAGGCCCGAATGAAACTAGAGAGCGAGCAAAGGCAAGATTTTGAGCAAGCCGAGAACCTGCTCGAAGCAATGATCTTGGCCGAAAACGAAGACGGCGAGCACTTCACTGATGAGCAGCTATTTGCCAATGTTGTTACGCTTTTACTTGCCGGTGAAGACACCACCGCCAACACACTTGCCTGGGCGATAGACTTCTTAGTTGAACGACCCGAGCTACAAGAACAGCTTTATCAAGAAGTGCAAACACACACCAATGGTAATGGCCCTATCAGCCTTGAACAGCTGGAAAGTTTTCCTCTGATTTCAGCGGTGCTTCACGAAACCATGCGTTTAAAACCGGTAGCACCACATCTTTATATCGAACCAATTAAAGACGAACAGATCAAAGGCCATCACTGTCCTGCGGGCACAACCCTTGTATGCCTTTTAAGTGGCGAAGCTTATAACGAGCAACTCTTCCCCGATTGCGAAGCATTTAAACCGGAGCGCTGGTTAAACATGGAAAACAGCCGCGCTACAGCCAGCCAATTAATGCCCTTTGGTTTTGGTGCACGCTTGTGTCCTGGGCGCCAGCTGTCTTTAGTGGAGATGCGCTTGGCACTTATCGAGCTGATTCGCCACTATCGCTTTGAACGCAACGCCGACAGTCATGCAGCTCAAGACAGTATTAAATTTACCTTACAACCTGAAGGGCTTAGAGTAGACCTATATCCGCGTTAA
- the parC gene encoding DNA topoisomerase IV subunit A has protein sequence MSSDTIFADEQIELKAYTEKAYLDYSMYVILDRALPHVGDGLKPVQRRIIYAMSELGLKASAKYKKSARTVGDVIGKYHPHGDSASYEAMVLMAQPFSYRYPLVDGQGNWGSQDDPKSFAAMRYTEARLSKFTEVYLSELGQGTVEWSPNFDGTLDEPKVLPARAPSVLLNGVTGIAVGMATDIPPHNLREVIAATVHLLENPKATVPELCEFILGPDMPTDAEIITPKADIQKLYETGRGSLKMRALWTKEDGDIVITALPHQVSGAKILEQISAQMQAKKLPMVTDLRDESDHENPTRLVIVPKSNRIDVDALMAHLFATTDLEHNYRVNMNLIGIDGRPAVKSIDKILGEWLSFRMQTVRRRLQHRLDWVDRRLHMLDGLLIAFLNLDEVIHIIRTEDKPKEELMKRFDLTEDQANYILDTRLRQLARLEEMKIRSEQDELNQEKDKLEQTLGSERRMKTLIRKELVEVGKEYGDERRSPIVEREESQAFSETDLLSSDPITVVLSERGWIRSAKGHDIDATTLNYKSGDEFRFAAKGKSNQNAILLDSFGRSYSLPAHTLPSARGQGEPVTGRLNPASGASFEGLLIGEEKQRVLLASDAGYGFITTLADMHSKNKAGKACLTLPKGARVLPPRCFEKVEDAWLVAITNEGRMLLFPVSELPQLGRGKGNKIIGIPSARAASREELVIALEVISSDQILQVYSGKRHLSMKFKDLEHYLGERGRRGNKLPRGFQNVSSAEVLER, from the coding sequence ATGTCCAGCGATACGATTTTTGCCGACGAGCAAATAGAGCTCAAAGCCTATACCGAAAAAGCCTACCTTGATTATTCCATGTACGTGATCCTCGATCGCGCACTGCCGCATGTCGGTGATGGTTTAAAACCCGTGCAGCGCCGCATTATTTATGCGATGAGCGAACTCGGTTTAAAGGCTTCTGCAAAGTACAAAAAATCCGCCCGTACCGTAGGTGATGTTATCGGTAAATATCACCCTCATGGTGATAGTGCTTCTTATGAAGCGATGGTCTTGATGGCGCAGCCTTTTAGTTATCGCTACCCCTTAGTTGATGGGCAGGGCAACTGGGGGTCTCAGGATGACCCTAAATCTTTTGCGGCCATGCGTTATACCGAAGCCCGCTTGAGTAAATTTACTGAGGTGTATCTCAGTGAGTTGGGTCAGGGCACCGTTGAGTGGTCGCCAAACTTTGATGGCACTTTAGATGAACCCAAGGTCCTACCTGCGCGAGCGCCAAGTGTCTTGTTAAATGGTGTAACGGGCATTGCTGTTGGTATGGCAACCGATATACCGCCTCACAATTTACGTGAAGTGATCGCCGCTACCGTGCACTTATTGGAAAACCCTAAGGCGACCGTGCCTGAGCTGTGTGAATTTATCCTCGGCCCAGATATGCCGACCGATGCCGAGATCATTACGCCTAAAGCCGACATTCAAAAGCTATATGAAACCGGTCGTGGCTCCTTAAAGATGCGAGCGCTATGGACGAAAGAAGATGGCGATATCGTGATTACGGCTTTGCCGCATCAGGTCAGCGGCGCCAAAATTCTTGAGCAAATCAGTGCGCAAATGCAGGCTAAAAAGCTGCCTATGGTGACGGATTTACGCGATGAAAGTGATCATGAAAACCCGACCCGCTTGGTGATAGTGCCTAAGAGCAATCGCATAGATGTCGATGCGCTGATGGCTCACTTGTTTGCCACCACTGACCTTGAGCACAACTACCGTGTCAATATGAACCTGATTGGTATTGATGGGCGTCCAGCGGTGAAATCCATCGATAAGATACTTGGCGAGTGGTTGAGCTTCCGCATGCAGACCGTGCGCCGACGTTTGCAGCATCGCTTGGATTGGGTGGATAGACGTCTACATATGTTGGATGGCTTGTTAATCGCCTTCCTTAACTTGGATGAAGTTATTCACATCATCCGCACAGAAGATAAACCCAAAGAAGAGCTAATGAAGCGCTTTGATCTGACCGAAGATCAAGCCAACTACATTCTCGATACGCGCTTGCGTCAATTAGCGCGTCTTGAAGAAATGAAGATTCGCTCAGAGCAAGATGAGTTAAACCAAGAAAAAGATAAGCTTGAGCAAACGCTGGGTTCTGAGCGCCGTATGAAAACGCTGATTCGCAAAGAGTTAGTGGAAGTTGGCAAGGAGTATGGTGATGAGCGTCGTTCGCCTATCGTTGAGCGTGAAGAGTCCCAGGCATTCAGTGAAACTGATTTGCTGAGCTCGGACCCGATTACGGTTGTTCTATCTGAGCGCGGTTGGATTCGCTCGGCCAAGGGCCACGACATCGATGCAACAACACTGAATTATAAAAGCGGTGATGAATTCCGTTTTGCCGCCAAAGGTAAGAGCAACCAAAACGCAATTTTATTAGATAGTTTTGGCCGCAGTTATAGCTTGCCGGCTCATACCTTACCTTCGGCAAGAGGGCAGGGTGAACCTGTAACGGGGCGCTTGAACCCGGCAAGTGGTGCAAGCTTTGAAGGGCTGTTAATCGGTGAAGAAAAGCAGCGAGTCTTATTGGCTTCGGATGCTGGTTATGGCTTTATCACTACATTGGCTGATATGCATAGCAAAAATAAAGCGGGTAAGGCTTGTTTAACGCTGCCTAAAGGTGCGCGAGTTTTACCTCCTCGCTGCTTTGAAAAGGTTGAAGATGCTTGGTTGGTGGCGATTACCAACGAAGGGCGAATGTTGCTTTTCCCTGTTTCTGAGTTACCTCAACTCGGTCGTGGTAAAGGTAATAAAATTATTGGTATTCCTAGTGCACGAGCGGCCTCACGCGAGGAACTTGTTATTGCGCTTGAGGTCATAAGCTCAGATCAGATTCTGCAGGTTTATAGTGGCAAACGTCACTTGAGTATGAAATTCAAAGATCTGGAGCACTATCTTGGTGAGCGTGGTCGTCGGGGCAATAAACTGCCTCGTGGTTTTCAGAACGTCAGTTCAGCTGAAGTTCTAGAGCGTTAG
- a CDS encoding PilZ domain-containing protein translates to MSGFRRFGRKPTVGAIRLEHEAIGELVAETQDVSESGLFVRGDQFRDHLNVGDKVDATIKEIPHKMKVVRVTGEGAGLAYI, encoded by the coding sequence ATGTCTGGTTTTAGACGTTTCGGCAGGAAGCCCACTGTGGGAGCAATTAGGCTCGAACACGAAGCAATCGGCGAACTCGTAGCCGAGACTCAGGATGTGAGTGAAAGTGGTTTATTTGTACGTGGTGATCAATTCCGAGATCATTTGAATGTCGGAGATAAAGTTGACGCGACCATAAAAGAAATTCCACACAAGATGAAAGTTGTACGCGTAACAGGCGAGGGTGCTGGTTTAGCGTACATATAG